A region of Nitrospirota bacterium DNA encodes the following proteins:
- a CDS encoding type II toxin-antitoxin system HicA family toxin, which yields MSSTISRRELIRKFRSLGYEGPYSGGKHQFMKKGQKKIRIPNPHGTGDINITLAKEILRQAGIGKEEWDKA from the coding sequence ATGTCGTCCACTATCTCTCGAAGAGAGCTGATCCGAAAATTCAGATCATTAGGATACGAAGGACCTTATTCCGGAGGGAAACATCAATTTATGAAAAAAGGGCAAAAGAAGATTCGCATCCCTAATCCCCATGGAACTGGAGATATAAATATAACTCTTGCTAAGGAGATACTTAGACAGGCCGGCATAGGTAAGGAAGAGTGGGACAAGGCTTAA
- a CDS encoding radical SAM protein, with protein MNCEILNTLYVKSNGDIPCNCDFGEQILLGKVAPDEPSWNILNVLTNEKYAHIRKTLASGTMPWGDICGKCAFIRGNESLTDYLAQKKIRKIQIEPSLACNLRCPCCSNQTHRKTRPKQHLMTLEVFKVLMSSLTQNSYLTESIEYCGQGDPLMHPKFVEFVKIARLYYPSAIQRLITNGNFDYCKTMNNELIEQLYVSCDGVFQGSYEKYRIGGSVDKAIKFMKDAKKSGNVRKLIWKYILFEFNDSNEELIAAQHLANSIGVDLLMFVFTHSQFKSIKYKPETISELPIIYPIVTTNHTSQIEEKNRNKRQKASLNYAIRCYKRLLGLVK; from the coding sequence ATGAATTGTGAAATTCTTAATACTCTTTATGTAAAAAGTAATGGAGATATTCCGTGTAATTGTGATTTTGGTGAACAAATATTATTGGGAAAGGTTGCTCCTGATGAACCGTCATGGAACATTTTAAATGTCTTAACAAATGAGAAATATGCGCATATTAGAAAAACCCTTGCTTCAGGCACAATGCCATGGGGGGATATTTGCGGAAAGTGTGCTTTTATACGGGGAAATGAGTCGCTTACGGATTATTTGGCTCAAAAGAAAATCAGAAAAATTCAAATAGAACCTTCGCTTGCTTGTAATCTCAGATGTCCTTGCTGTAGTAACCAAACCCACAGGAAAACACGGCCAAAACAGCATTTGATGACTTTAGAAGTATTTAAGGTTTTAATGAGCAGTCTCACACAAAATTCATATCTAACTGAGTCAATCGAATATTGTGGCCAAGGCGATCCTTTGATGCATCCAAAATTTGTGGAATTTGTAAAAATTGCACGGTTATATTATCCGTCTGCTATTCAACGGTTGATTACAAATGGTAATTTTGATTATTGCAAGACTATGAATAACGAATTGATTGAACAACTATATGTATCTTGCGATGGAGTTTTCCAAGGCAGTTATGAGAAGTACAGAATTGGCGGAAGTGTTGATAAAGCGATTAAGTTTATGAAAGATGCAAAGAAGTCAGGAAATGTGCGGAAATTAATATGGAAATATATTTTATTTGAATTCAATGATAGTAATGAAGAGCTCATTGCTGCCCAGCATTTGGCAAATTCCATTGGTGTCGATCTATTAATGTTTGTGTTTACTCACTCTCAGTTTAAGTCAATAAAATACAAACCTGAAACGATCAGCGAGCTGCCGATCATATATCCAATTGTGACGACGAACCATACGAGCCAGATTGAGGAAAAAAATAGAAATAAAAGACAAAAAGCCTCTTTGAATTATGCTATCCGCTGTTATAAACGATTATTAGGGCTTGTTAAATAA
- a CDS encoding ABC transporter ATP-binding protein yields MNAIEVNNLTKIYRLYKSHKDRVKEIISLNTKKYHHDFHALNDVSFTINQGETVGIIGQNGSGKSTLLKIICGVTKPTSGNLKVNGRISSLLELGAGFHPDFTGRENVYMNGALMGFSKEEMEMRLPEIEAFAEIGEFIEQPVKHYSSGMYVRLAFAAAINVNPDILIVDEALAVGDAGFQFKCFFKLQELQSKQKTILFVSHDMNTIKKYCSKVVLLDKGQINFNGNPNEAVNIYSKILFNSDKKSYSQNDIINEGAQLSYSSTENKEFRYGSREGEITDIMLFNSKDESVNVFTSGEKMTVRFQVFAKQDISNPVVAMTFKDIKGQEIYSTNSHFKGVDLPSLREGSEVEVSFSQVLNLIPNTYFISLGFVRMENGKIIPMDRRYDVIEIKVVSKDNDFSIGIANLDSQIEVKRIKKCVD; encoded by the coding sequence ATGAACGCCATTGAAGTAAACAATCTGACCAAGATCTACCGTCTGTATAAATCCCACAAAGACCGTGTGAAGGAAATCATCAGCCTGAATACGAAGAAATATCATCATGACTTCCATGCGTTAAATGACGTCTCATTTACAATTAATCAAGGAGAGACTGTAGGTATCATAGGACAAAATGGAAGCGGCAAAAGCACGCTTCTTAAAATCATATGCGGTGTTACTAAACCTACCAGTGGAAACCTAAAGGTAAACGGCCGTATTTCGTCTCTACTTGAACTGGGCGCCGGCTTCCATCCGGATTTTACCGGACGCGAAAATGTTTACATGAATGGCGCCTTGATGGGATTCTCTAAGGAGGAGATGGAGATGCGGCTTCCGGAGATTGAGGCATTTGCAGAAATTGGAGAGTTTATAGAGCAACCCGTAAAACATTATTCAAGTGGAATGTATGTGCGCCTTGCCTTTGCTGCTGCAATTAATGTAAATCCGGATATATTAATTGTTGATGAGGCGTTGGCCGTTGGGGATGCTGGTTTTCAATTTAAATGCTTTTTTAAGCTCCAGGAACTCCAATCCAAACAAAAAACAATATTATTTGTATCTCATGATATGAATACTATAAAAAAATATTGTTCTAAAGTTGTTCTACTTGATAAGGGGCAAATAAATTTTAATGGTAACCCTAACGAGGCAGTAAATATATATTCGAAAATACTATTTAACAGCGACAAGAAGAGCTATAGCCAGAATGACATAATTAATGAAGGAGCACAACTATCGTATTCTTCAACAGAAAATAAGGAATTCAGATATGGTTCCCGAGAAGGTGAAATCACAGATATCATGTTGTTTAATTCGAAGGACGAATCCGTTAATGTGTTTACATCGGGAGAGAAAATGACTGTCAGATTCCAGGTTTTTGCAAAACAGGATATTTCGAACCCGGTAGTAGCAATGACGTTTAAGGATATTAAAGGACAGGAGATTTATAGCACGAACAGTCATTTCAAGGGAGTGGATTTACCGAGTCTGAGGGAAGGAAGTGAGGTGGAGGTATCATTTTCCCAGGTGCTTAATTTAATTCCTAATACATATTTCATTTCTCTTGGTTTTGTACGCATGGAAAACGGCAAGATTATACCTATGGACCGCAGATATGATGTTATAGAAATAAAAGTAGTATCAAAAGATAATGATTTTAGCATTGGTATTGCAAATCTTGACAGCCAGATTGAAGTAAAAAGGATTAAAAAATGTGTTGATTAG
- a CDS encoding ABC transporter permease, which translates to MLMHFLRLIFRSSYMIRSMVIRDIRRRYVGSLLGIFWSVIQPLTQLLIYYFIFSVVFKMRLGPEYGETHYAVWLISGLLPWLLFADVLNRSPNSVLEQSSLIKKMVFPSEILPIVTLSSAIISHLIGMAILIGLLVALGGAITIKIILIIPYLFALGLFSLGISWILSSLNVYLRDIGQVISVFVTIWFYLTPVVYSRQFVPLRLQKIYALNPMLHIIEGYRMALLGKTDMDIGGFGYALAAGVILLVIGAFTFRRLKPAFADVL; encoded by the coding sequence ATGCTAATGCATTTCCTCCGACTTATTTTTCGCAGCAGCTACATGATCCGGAGCATGGTCATCCGTGACATCCGGCGGCGCTATGTCGGGTCATTACTTGGGATATTCTGGTCTGTAATACAGCCGCTTACACAACTATTAATCTATTATTTTATCTTCTCCGTCGTCTTTAAAATGAGGCTGGGGCCGGAATATGGGGAAACACATTATGCTGTATGGCTGATCTCGGGTCTATTGCCGTGGCTACTCTTTGCTGACGTGCTGAACCGTTCGCCCAATTCCGTTCTGGAGCAATCAAGCCTCATCAAGAAAATGGTATTCCCCTCTGAGATCCTGCCTATCGTGACCCTGTCTTCTGCCATTATCAGCCATCTCATTGGCATGGCCATACTAATCGGTCTGCTCGTGGCACTCGGAGGGGCGATTACTATAAAGATAATCCTGATCATCCCTTATCTTTTTGCACTCGGGCTTTTTAGCCTCGGTATCTCATGGATACTGTCATCCCTGAATGTCTATCTCAGGGATATAGGTCAGGTAATCAGCGTGTTTGTCACTATCTGGTTCTATTTAACACCGGTAGTATATTCACGCCAGTTCGTCCCGTTACGTCTTCAGAAAATATATGCCCTAAACCCAATGCTCCATATCATCGAGGGCTACCGGATGGCCCTTCTGGGAAAGACAGATATGGATATTGGAGGATTTGGTTATGCCCTGGCAGCAGGGGTGATACTTCTTGTCATCGGTGCGTTTACCTTCAGGAGACTTAAACCCGCATTTGCAGATGTACTGTAA
- a CDS encoding type II toxin-antitoxin system HicB family antitoxin, protein MLIEYIYAVMEKAEYKKLDDESWFAEIPGFDGVWANSKTVEECRKELIEVLEEWIIIKLKDKDTLPLVKDIDINIKEVIAT, encoded by the coding sequence ATGTTGATTGAATATATTTATGCAGTAATGGAAAAGGCAGAATACAAAAAATTAGATGATGAGAGCTGGTTTGCAGAGATACCAGGATTTGATGGTGTCTGGGCAAATAGTAAGACAGTTGAAGAATGCAGGAAAGAACTTATAGAAGTACTGGAAGAATGGATTATTATAAAACTAAAAGATAAAGATACATTACCATTGGTAAAAGATATAGATATTAATATTAAGGAAGTGATTGCCACTTAA
- a CDS encoding class I SAM-dependent methyltransferase → MSEIDRMLKINRNNISRVEKTGQDLWIESDSNIEYSDVGTEQESKILDELKRTSWRNVVAQRFEQKSPWLYRIITDKGRSLFLDVLPIKKDGCFLDVGSGWGQVAIPLSRYGKVYCMDVTQTRLNILREIAKQENSGLNYICGNFCTFPFDDEQFDLVIFNGTFEWLPLGAPQKGNKEAQEAALEKTCRILNPDGIVYIGIENSLGLKYIMGAPDDHTGIQHITFLNESDADAAYKKVTGKKSLRVRTWSLAEYTQMLVEAGFVILETYACFPDYKLIRQMIPIQEVNSYILGNGVCAPEYSGVDGAHLPFIGKMDSIYRLLAKNGVAQLFCPSYSFVAKKPK, encoded by the coding sequence ATGTCGGAAATAGATAGGATGTTGAAAATAAATAGGAACAATATAAGCCGAGTTGAGAAGACTGGACAGGATTTATGGATTGAATCAGACTCTAACATTGAATATTCCGATGTAGGAACAGAACAAGAATCTAAAATCCTTGATGAACTGAAACGGACTTCATGGAGAAATGTTGTTGCACAAAGATTTGAACAAAAATCTCCATGGCTTTATAGAATTATTACTGACAAGGGAAGGAGTCTATTTCTGGATGTTCTTCCTATAAAAAAGGACGGATGTTTCCTTGATGTTGGTTCAGGCTGGGGGCAGGTAGCAATTCCCTTATCTCGGTATGGCAAAGTGTACTGTATGGATGTGACACAAACCAGGCTGAATATTTTGCGGGAGATTGCAAAACAGGAGAATTCAGGGCTCAATTATATTTGCGGTAATTTCTGCACCTTTCCTTTTGACGATGAACAATTTGATCTGGTGATCTTTAATGGGACATTCGAATGGCTTCCTTTGGGTGCCCCTCAAAAGGGCAATAAGGAAGCTCAGGAAGCTGCATTAGAAAAGACTTGTCGTATTTTAAATCCCGATGGAATAGTCTATATAGGAATTGAGAATTCTTTGGGTTTAAAATATATAATGGGTGCACCAGATGATCATACTGGCATCCAGCATATTACATTTCTTAATGAGTCCGATGCGGATGCAGCATACAAAAAAGTTACCGGCAAGAAAAGTTTGAGAGTTAGAACCTGGTCATTGGCGGAATATACTCAAATGCTTGTTGAAGCAGGTTTTGTGATTTTGGAGACATATGCGTGTTTTCCTGATTACAAGTTAATACGGCAAATGATCCCAATTCAGGAAGTCAATTCATATATTCTGGGAAATGGAGTGTGTGCACCAGAATATTCCGGCGTAGATGGTGCCCACCTCCCATTCATAGGGAAAATGGATTCTATATACCGGCTGTTAGCTAAGAACGGAGTTGCACAACTATTTTGTCCTTCGTATTCCTTTGTGGCAAAAAAACCAAAATGA